One Brassica napus cultivar Da-Ae unplaced genomic scaffold, Da-Ae ScsIHWf_1172;HRSCAF=1674, whole genome shotgun sequence DNA window includes the following coding sequences:
- the LOC125596287 gene encoding protein NRT1/ PTR FAMILY 1.1-like — MENPPDQTESKEMMLQPRIIRPKGGLLTMPFIIANEGFEKVASYGLLQNMILYLMSDYGLGLVKGQNVLFMWVAATNFMPLVGAFLSDSYLGRFLTISIASLSSFLGMMVLWLTAMLPQVKPSPCVASTVTKCSSTAATSSQLALLYFAFGLISIGSGGIRPCSLAFGADQLDNKENPKNERVLESFFGWYYASSSVAVLIAFTVIVYIQDHLGWRIGFGVPAILMLLASIVFVFASPLYVKRKATKSLFTGLAQVAVAAYVNRNLVLPVHNDSYGCYYHLNDSELKAPSDKLRFLNKACVIRNREEDIGADGLALNPWRLCTTDQVEELKALVKVIPVWSTGIMMSINVSQNSFQLLQANSMDRRLSDHSTFKIPPGSFGMFTIIALISWVVLYDRAILPLASKIRGKPVRINVKIRMGLGLFISFLAMAVSATVEHYRRRTAISQGLANNANATVNISAMWLVPQYVLHGLAEALTGIGQTEFFYTEFPKSMSSIAAALFGLGMAVANILASVILNVVKNSSKKGGESWIEDNINKGHYDYYYWVLAILSFVNVIYYIVCSWSYGPTMDQLRNDKVNGVRGEEQEEAVKLN; from the exons ATGGAGAACCCTCCAGATCAAACAGAGTCAAAGGAGATGATGCTTCAACCCAGAATCATAAGACCAAAGGGTGGACTTCTCACTATGCCCTTCATCATTG CAAACGAGGGGTTCGAGAAAGTGGCGAGCTATGGATTGTTACAGAACATGATTCTTTATCTGATGAGTGATTACGGATTAGGACTTGTGAAAGGACAAAACGTGTTGTTCATGTGGGTCGCTGCTACTAACTTCATGCCTCTCGTTGGAGCTTTTCTCTCAGATTCTTATTTGGGTCGCTTTCTCACCATCTCCATTGCCTCTCTCTCCAGTTTCCTG GGGATGATGGTTCTATGGCTAACGGCGATGTTACCACAAGTGAAGCCATCACCGTGTGTAGCATCTACCGTAACCAAGTGCAGTTCTACCGCAGCGACATCTTCTCAGTTGGCTCTTTTGTATTTCGCGTTTGGCCTTATATCGATTGGATCTGGTGGAATCAGGCCGTGTTCTCTAGCCTTTGGTGCTGATCAATTAGACAACAAAGAGAATCCCAAGAACGAGAGGGTTCTTGAGAGTTTCTTTGGTTGGTACTACGCTTCTTCATCGGTTGCTGTCTTGATCGCTTTCACTGTCATTGTTTACATTCAAGATCACTTGGGATGGCGAATAGGGTTTGGAGTCCCAGCGATTCTCATGCTACTGGCGAGTATCGTGTTTGTTTTCGCGTCTCCTCTCTATGTTAAACGCAAAGCGACCAAGAGTCTGTTCACTGGTTTAGCTCAAGTGGCTGTTGCTGCTTACGTGAACAGGAACTTAGTATTACCGGTTCATAATGACTCTTATGGCTGTTATTACCACCTGAACGATTCTGAACTTAAAGCTCCAAGTGATAAATTGag GTTTCTGAATAAAGCTTGTGTCATAAGAAACCGTGAGGAAGACATTGGTGCTGATGGTTTGGCCTTAAACCCATGGAGGCTCTGTACAACGGACCAAGTTGAGGAACTCAAGGCTTTGGTCAAGGTGATACCGGTATGGTCCACGGGGATAATGATGTCTATAAACGTGAGCCAGAACTCGTTTCAGTTGCTTCAAGCTAACTCCATGGATAGACGTTTGAGCGACCATTCAACCTTCAAAATCCCACCTGGATCTTTTGGCATGTTCACAATCATAGCCTTGATCTCATGGGTGGTTCTCTACGACCGTGCAATCCTCCCATTAGCTTCCAAGATCCGAGGCAAACCGGTTAGAATCAATGTCAAGATCAGAATGGGGTTAGGTCTATTCATATCCTTCCTAGCAATGGCGGTTTCCGCAACTGTTGAGCATTACCGAAGAAGAACCGCAATAAGCCAAGGACTTGCAAACAACGCCAACGCGACAGTGAACATCTCAGCGATGTGGCTCGTACCGCAGTATGTGCTTCACGGTTTGGCAGAGGCCTTAACCGGGATAGGACAGACGGAGTTTTTCTATACCGAGTTTCCTAAAAGCATGTCGAGCATTGCTGCTGCCTTGTTTGGTCTAGGAATGGCAGTGGCTAATATATTGGCTAGTGTGATCCTCAATGTGGTCAAGAATAGCTCAAAGAAGGGTGGAGAGAGCTGGATTGAAGATAATATCAACAAGGGTCATTATGATTATTACTATTGGGTTTTAGCCATCTTGAGCTTcgttaatgtcatttattacaTAGTGTGTAGCTGGTCGTATGGTCCCACGATGGACCAGTTGAGGAATGATAAGGTTAATGGTGTGAGaggagaagaacaagaagaagctgtTAAATTAAACTAA
- the LOC125596290 gene encoding uncharacterized protein LOC125596290 isoform X1: MEDSTILNTTTYLEALAQGNGLSEIEVLILQGLELIHVGKGIIRCKLLVTDRVAGDDGTWHAGAITAVMDAIGAASVYSTGDGLHSSVDLNASFYSAAKIHEKVEVEARVKGTNGRLKSSMIEIRRERDGELIATGRLWMAPLVLKAKHTASSNLMDDSLSEFTHNSPEKSEGHHNHKQFQGGTCNMWEILTLYGKRLLLQKHNHSS; this comes from the exons ATGGAAGACTCAACGATCCTAAACACCACAACGTATCTAGAAGCGTTGGCGCAAGGAAACGGTTTAAGCGAGATAGAGGTTTTAATCTTACAAGGCTTAGAACTCATCCATGTCGGAAAAGGAATCATACGATGTAAACTACTCGTCACGGATCGCGTCGCg GGAGATGATGGAACTTGGCACGCCGGAGCTATTACGGCGGTGATGGATGCGATCGGTGCTGCTTCTGTCTACTCCACCGGCGATGGACTCCATTCTTCTGTTGATCTCAACGCTTCGTTTTATTCAGCGGCCAAGATTCAT GAAAAAGTAGAGGTAGAAGCACGAGTGAAGGGGACCAATGGAAGGCTAAAATCATCTATGATTGAGATTAGAAGAGAAAGAGATGGAGAACTCATAGCCACAGGAAGGTTGTGGATGGCTCCACTTGTACTCAAAGCCAAACACACTGCTTCTTCTAATCTTA TGGATGACTCACTATCAGAATTCACACACAATTCGCCAGAGAAGTCAGAAGGCCACCACAACCACAAG CAATTTCAGGGAGGCACATGCAACATGTGGGAAATTTTGACTCTTTACGGAAAGAGGCTTCTTCTACAAAAGCATAATCATAGCtcttaa
- the LOC125596290 gene encoding uncharacterized protein LOC125596290 isoform X2 produces MEDSTILNTTTYLEALAQGNGLSEIEVLILQGLELIHVGKGIIRCKLLVTDRVAGDDGTWHAGAITAVMDAIGAASVYSTGDGLHSSVDLNASFYSAAKIHEKVEVEARVKGTNGRLKSSMIEIRRERDGELIATGRLWMAPLVLKAKHTASSNLSKL; encoded by the exons ATGGAAGACTCAACGATCCTAAACACCACAACGTATCTAGAAGCGTTGGCGCAAGGAAACGGTTTAAGCGAGATAGAGGTTTTAATCTTACAAGGCTTAGAACTCATCCATGTCGGAAAAGGAATCATACGATGTAAACTACTCGTCACGGATCGCGTCGCg GGAGATGATGGAACTTGGCACGCCGGAGCTATTACGGCGGTGATGGATGCGATCGGTGCTGCTTCTGTCTACTCCACCGGCGATGGACTCCATTCTTCTGTTGATCTCAACGCTTCGTTTTATTCAGCGGCCAAGATTCAT GAAAAAGTAGAGGTAGAAGCACGAGTGAAGGGGACCAATGGAAGGCTAAAATCATCTATGATTGAGATTAGAAGAGAAAGAGATGGAGAACTCATAGCCACAGGAAGGTTGTGGATGGCTCCACTTGTACTCAAAGCCAAACACACTGCTTCTTCTAATCTTAGTAAgctttga
- the LOC125596288 gene encoding malonate--CoA ligase isoform X4 → MEVFKAAFSEGSNASDRIAIKADGKSYSYSQLTSSAFTISKLFHKEDTKNGGESRRCDGFGSLQGARVGIVAKPSAEFVAGVLGTWFSGGVAVPLALSYPEAELLYVMNNSDISVLLSTEDHSETMKTIAAKSDARFHLIPPVVNSTSETITHNQFQDDSFEGEDKLLDDPALIVYTSGTTGKPKGVVHTHKSINSQVIMLTEAWEYTSADHFLHCLPLHHVHGLFNALFAPLYARSSVEFLPKFSVSGIWRRWRESYPLNDEKTNDAITVFTGVPTMYTRLIQGYEAMDQETRESSAFAAQKLRLMMSGSSALPRPVLHQWESITGHRLLERYGMTEFVMAISNPLRGARKAGTVGKPLPGVEAKIEQDENDTDGVGEICIKSPSLFKEYWNLPQVTKESFTEDGYFKTGDAGRVDEDGHYVILGRTSADIMKVGGYKLSALEIESTLLEHPTVAECCVLGLPDKDYGEAVTAIIVAETGAKRKREEESKPVMTLEELCGWAKDKLAPYKLPTRLLIWESLPRNAMGKVNKKELKKSLDHQE, encoded by the exons ATGGAAGTGTTTAAAGCAGCTTTTTCGGAAGGGTCTAATGCCTCTGATAGGATAGCTATTAAAGCCGATGGAAAGAGTTACTCTTATAGCCAGCTTACATCTTCTGCCTTTACAATCTCTAAGTTGTTCCACAAGGAAGAtactaaaaat GGAGGTGAAAGTAGGAGGTGTGATGGGTTTGGTAGTCTACAAGGAGCTAGAGTTGGAATTGTGGCGAAACCATCAGCTGAGTTTGTTGCAGGAGTACTTGGGACTTGGTTTAGTGGTGGCGTGGCAGTTCCACTTGCACTCAGCTATCCAGAGGCTGAACTCTTATATGTCATGAATAATTCG GATATATCTGTGTTATTGAGCACGGAGGACCACAGTGAAACTATGAAAACTATAGCAGCAAAGAGTGACGCTAGATTTCATCTGATTCCCCCTGTTGTTAACTCAACTTCGGAAACTATTACTCACAATCAGTTTCAAGATGACAGCTTTGAAGGAGAAGATAAACTTCTAG ATGATCCAGCATTGATCGTGTACACTAGTGGTACAACTGGTAAACCAAAAGGAGTTGTCCATACCCACAAAAGCATCAACTCCCAG GTTATAATGCTAACTGAAGCTTGGGAGTACACATCTGCTGATCACTTTCTCCACTGCCTCCCACTACATCATGTTCATGGTCTTTTCAATGCTTTGTTTGCCCCTCTTTACGCCCGGTCTTCG GTTGAGTTTTTGCCCAAGTTTAGTGTTAGTGGAATCTGGCGCAGATGGCGTGAATCATATCCGTTGAATGATGAGAAAACCAACGACGCCATAACTGTATTCACTGGA GTTCCAACCATGTATACTCGGTTGATACAAGGTTATGAAGCAATGGATCAAGAAACGAGAGAGTCTAGCGCTTTTGCTGCGCAGAAGCTTCGCCTAATG ATGTCTGGCTCCTCTGCTCTTCCTAGGCCGGTCTTGCATCAGTGGGAAAGTATCACCGGTCATCGTCTTTTGGAACGATATGGCATGACTGAG TTTGTAATGGCAATATCAAACCCCTTACGTGGTGCACGGAAGGCAGGTACCGTCGGTAAACCACTTCCCGGTGTTGAG GCTAAGATTGAACAAGATGAAAACGATACGGATGGAGTGGGTGAGATCTGTATAAAGAGCCCATCTTTGTTCAAGGAGTACTGGAATCTTCCACAAGTTACTAAAGAATCATTCACGGAAGATGGATACTTCAAGACCGGGGATGCTGGTCGAGTTGATGAGGATGGACATTACGTGATTCTCGGAC GTACTAGCGCTGATATTATGAAGGTTGGAGGTTACAAGTTGTCTGCTTTAGAAATCGAATCAACCCTACTCGAG CACCCAACGGTTGCAGAGTGTTGCGTGTTGGGGTTGCCAGACAAAGACTATGGGGAAGCGGTTACAGCGATAATTGTAGCAGAGACTGGAGCAAAgaggaaaagagaagaagagtcaAAACCTGTGATGACCTTAGAAGAACTCTGCGGTTGGGCTAAAGACAAACTTGCTCCTTACAAG cTACCAACCCGTTTGCTGATATGGGAGAGCTTGCCTCGCAACGCCATGGGAAAG GTGAACAAAAAAGAGCTAAAGAAATCTCTGGATCATCAGGAGTAG
- the LOC125596288 gene encoding malonate--CoA ligase isoform X1, translating into MTATLKRFNYLSFINSPLLHNSNRHRLPRFFQPPNHLFSSQCGSLMEVFKAAFSEGSNASDRIAIKADGKSYSYSQLTSSAFTISKLFHKEDTKNVYMGGESRRCDGFGSLQGARVGIVAKPSAEFVAGVLGTWFSGGVAVPLALSYPEAELLYVMNNSDISVLLSTEDHSETMKTIAAKSDARFHLIPPVVNSTSETITHNQFQDDSFEGEDKLLDDPALIVYTSGTTGKPKGVVHTHKSINSQVIMLTEAWEYTSADHFLHCLPLHHVHGLFNALFAPLYARSSVEFLPKFSVSGIWRRWRESYPLNDEKTNDAITVFTGVPTMYTRLIQGYEAMDQETRESSAFAAQKLRLMMSGSSALPRPVLHQWESITGHRLLERYGMTEFVMAISNPLRGARKAGTVGKPLPGVEAKIEQDENDTDGVGEICIKSPSLFKEYWNLPQVTKESFTEDGYFKTGDAGRVDEDGHYVILGRTSADIMKVGGYKLSALEIESTLLEHPTVAECCVLGLPDKDYGEAVTAIIVAETGAKRKREEESKPVMTLEELCGWAKDKLAPYKLPTRLLIWESLPRNAMGKVNKKELKKSLDHQE; encoded by the exons ATGACAGCAACATTAAAGCGTTTCAACTACTTGTCTTTCATTAACTCTCCTCTGCTCCACAACTCCAATCGTCATCGTCTTCCTCGATTCTTCCAGCCACCTAACCATCTCTTCT CTTCACAGTGTGGTTCACTCATGGAAGTGTTTAAAGCAGCTTTTTCGGAAGGGTCTAATGCCTCTGATAGGATAGCTATTAAAGCCGATGGAAAGAGTTACTCTTATAGCCAGCTTACATCTTCTGCCTTTACAATCTCTAAGTTGTTCCACAAGGAAGAtactaaaaatgtatatatg GGAGGTGAAAGTAGGAGGTGTGATGGGTTTGGTAGTCTACAAGGAGCTAGAGTTGGAATTGTGGCGAAACCATCAGCTGAGTTTGTTGCAGGAGTACTTGGGACTTGGTTTAGTGGTGGCGTGGCAGTTCCACTTGCACTCAGCTATCCAGAGGCTGAACTCTTATATGTCATGAATAATTCG GATATATCTGTGTTATTGAGCACGGAGGACCACAGTGAAACTATGAAAACTATAGCAGCAAAGAGTGACGCTAGATTTCATCTGATTCCCCCTGTTGTTAACTCAACTTCGGAAACTATTACTCACAATCAGTTTCAAGATGACAGCTTTGAAGGAGAAGATAAACTTCTAG ATGATCCAGCATTGATCGTGTACACTAGTGGTACAACTGGTAAACCAAAAGGAGTTGTCCATACCCACAAAAGCATCAACTCCCAG GTTATAATGCTAACTGAAGCTTGGGAGTACACATCTGCTGATCACTTTCTCCACTGCCTCCCACTACATCATGTTCATGGTCTTTTCAATGCTTTGTTTGCCCCTCTTTACGCCCGGTCTTCG GTTGAGTTTTTGCCCAAGTTTAGTGTTAGTGGAATCTGGCGCAGATGGCGTGAATCATATCCGTTGAATGATGAGAAAACCAACGACGCCATAACTGTATTCACTGGA GTTCCAACCATGTATACTCGGTTGATACAAGGTTATGAAGCAATGGATCAAGAAACGAGAGAGTCTAGCGCTTTTGCTGCGCAGAAGCTTCGCCTAATG ATGTCTGGCTCCTCTGCTCTTCCTAGGCCGGTCTTGCATCAGTGGGAAAGTATCACCGGTCATCGTCTTTTGGAACGATATGGCATGACTGAG TTTGTAATGGCAATATCAAACCCCTTACGTGGTGCACGGAAGGCAGGTACCGTCGGTAAACCACTTCCCGGTGTTGAG GCTAAGATTGAACAAGATGAAAACGATACGGATGGAGTGGGTGAGATCTGTATAAAGAGCCCATCTTTGTTCAAGGAGTACTGGAATCTTCCACAAGTTACTAAAGAATCATTCACGGAAGATGGATACTTCAAGACCGGGGATGCTGGTCGAGTTGATGAGGATGGACATTACGTGATTCTCGGAC GTACTAGCGCTGATATTATGAAGGTTGGAGGTTACAAGTTGTCTGCTTTAGAAATCGAATCAACCCTACTCGAG CACCCAACGGTTGCAGAGTGTTGCGTGTTGGGGTTGCCAGACAAAGACTATGGGGAAGCGGTTACAGCGATAATTGTAGCAGAGACTGGAGCAAAgaggaaaagagaagaagagtcaAAACCTGTGATGACCTTAGAAGAACTCTGCGGTTGGGCTAAAGACAAACTTGCTCCTTACAAG cTACCAACCCGTTTGCTGATATGGGAGAGCTTGCCTCGCAACGCCATGGGAAAG GTGAACAAAAAAGAGCTAAAGAAATCTCTGGATCATCAGGAGTAG
- the LOC125596288 gene encoding malonate--CoA ligase isoform X2 yields MTATLKRFNYLSFINSPLLHNSNRHRLPRFFQPPNHLFSSQCGSLMEVFKAAFSEGSNASDRIAIKADGKSYSYSQLTSSAFTISKLFHKEDTKNGGESRRCDGFGSLQGARVGIVAKPSAEFVAGVLGTWFSGGVAVPLALSYPEAELLYVMNNSDISVLLSTEDHSETMKTIAAKSDARFHLIPPVVNSTSETITHNQFQDDSFEGEDKLLDDPALIVYTSGTTGKPKGVVHTHKSINSQVIMLTEAWEYTSADHFLHCLPLHHVHGLFNALFAPLYARSSVEFLPKFSVSGIWRRWRESYPLNDEKTNDAITVFTGVPTMYTRLIQGYEAMDQETRESSAFAAQKLRLMMSGSSALPRPVLHQWESITGHRLLERYGMTEFVMAISNPLRGARKAGTVGKPLPGVEAKIEQDENDTDGVGEICIKSPSLFKEYWNLPQVTKESFTEDGYFKTGDAGRVDEDGHYVILGRTSADIMKVGGYKLSALEIESTLLEHPTVAECCVLGLPDKDYGEAVTAIIVAETGAKRKREEESKPVMTLEELCGWAKDKLAPYKLPTRLLIWESLPRNAMGKVNKKELKKSLDHQE; encoded by the exons ATGACAGCAACATTAAAGCGTTTCAACTACTTGTCTTTCATTAACTCTCCTCTGCTCCACAACTCCAATCGTCATCGTCTTCCTCGATTCTTCCAGCCACCTAACCATCTCTTCT CTTCACAGTGTGGTTCACTCATGGAAGTGTTTAAAGCAGCTTTTTCGGAAGGGTCTAATGCCTCTGATAGGATAGCTATTAAAGCCGATGGAAAGAGTTACTCTTATAGCCAGCTTACATCTTCTGCCTTTACAATCTCTAAGTTGTTCCACAAGGAAGAtactaaaaat GGAGGTGAAAGTAGGAGGTGTGATGGGTTTGGTAGTCTACAAGGAGCTAGAGTTGGAATTGTGGCGAAACCATCAGCTGAGTTTGTTGCAGGAGTACTTGGGACTTGGTTTAGTGGTGGCGTGGCAGTTCCACTTGCACTCAGCTATCCAGAGGCTGAACTCTTATATGTCATGAATAATTCG GATATATCTGTGTTATTGAGCACGGAGGACCACAGTGAAACTATGAAAACTATAGCAGCAAAGAGTGACGCTAGATTTCATCTGATTCCCCCTGTTGTTAACTCAACTTCGGAAACTATTACTCACAATCAGTTTCAAGATGACAGCTTTGAAGGAGAAGATAAACTTCTAG ATGATCCAGCATTGATCGTGTACACTAGTGGTACAACTGGTAAACCAAAAGGAGTTGTCCATACCCACAAAAGCATCAACTCCCAG GTTATAATGCTAACTGAAGCTTGGGAGTACACATCTGCTGATCACTTTCTCCACTGCCTCCCACTACATCATGTTCATGGTCTTTTCAATGCTTTGTTTGCCCCTCTTTACGCCCGGTCTTCG GTTGAGTTTTTGCCCAAGTTTAGTGTTAGTGGAATCTGGCGCAGATGGCGTGAATCATATCCGTTGAATGATGAGAAAACCAACGACGCCATAACTGTATTCACTGGA GTTCCAACCATGTATACTCGGTTGATACAAGGTTATGAAGCAATGGATCAAGAAACGAGAGAGTCTAGCGCTTTTGCTGCGCAGAAGCTTCGCCTAATG ATGTCTGGCTCCTCTGCTCTTCCTAGGCCGGTCTTGCATCAGTGGGAAAGTATCACCGGTCATCGTCTTTTGGAACGATATGGCATGACTGAG TTTGTAATGGCAATATCAAACCCCTTACGTGGTGCACGGAAGGCAGGTACCGTCGGTAAACCACTTCCCGGTGTTGAG GCTAAGATTGAACAAGATGAAAACGATACGGATGGAGTGGGTGAGATCTGTATAAAGAGCCCATCTTTGTTCAAGGAGTACTGGAATCTTCCACAAGTTACTAAAGAATCATTCACGGAAGATGGATACTTCAAGACCGGGGATGCTGGTCGAGTTGATGAGGATGGACATTACGTGATTCTCGGAC GTACTAGCGCTGATATTATGAAGGTTGGAGGTTACAAGTTGTCTGCTTTAGAAATCGAATCAACCCTACTCGAG CACCCAACGGTTGCAGAGTGTTGCGTGTTGGGGTTGCCAGACAAAGACTATGGGGAAGCGGTTACAGCGATAATTGTAGCAGAGACTGGAGCAAAgaggaaaagagaagaagagtcaAAACCTGTGATGACCTTAGAAGAACTCTGCGGTTGGGCTAAAGACAAACTTGCTCCTTACAAG cTACCAACCCGTTTGCTGATATGGGAGAGCTTGCCTCGCAACGCCATGGGAAAG GTGAACAAAAAAGAGCTAAAGAAATCTCTGGATCATCAGGAGTAG
- the LOC125596288 gene encoding malonate--CoA ligase isoform X3: MEVFKAAFSEGSNASDRIAIKADGKSYSYSQLTSSAFTISKLFHKEDTKNVYMGGESRRCDGFGSLQGARVGIVAKPSAEFVAGVLGTWFSGGVAVPLALSYPEAELLYVMNNSDISVLLSTEDHSETMKTIAAKSDARFHLIPPVVNSTSETITHNQFQDDSFEGEDKLLDDPALIVYTSGTTGKPKGVVHTHKSINSQVIMLTEAWEYTSADHFLHCLPLHHVHGLFNALFAPLYARSSVEFLPKFSVSGIWRRWRESYPLNDEKTNDAITVFTGVPTMYTRLIQGYEAMDQETRESSAFAAQKLRLMMSGSSALPRPVLHQWESITGHRLLERYGMTEFVMAISNPLRGARKAGTVGKPLPGVEAKIEQDENDTDGVGEICIKSPSLFKEYWNLPQVTKESFTEDGYFKTGDAGRVDEDGHYVILGRTSADIMKVGGYKLSALEIESTLLEHPTVAECCVLGLPDKDYGEAVTAIIVAETGAKRKREEESKPVMTLEELCGWAKDKLAPYKLPTRLLIWESLPRNAMGKVNKKELKKSLDHQE, encoded by the exons ATGGAAGTGTTTAAAGCAGCTTTTTCGGAAGGGTCTAATGCCTCTGATAGGATAGCTATTAAAGCCGATGGAAAGAGTTACTCTTATAGCCAGCTTACATCTTCTGCCTTTACAATCTCTAAGTTGTTCCACAAGGAAGAtactaaaaatgtatatatg GGAGGTGAAAGTAGGAGGTGTGATGGGTTTGGTAGTCTACAAGGAGCTAGAGTTGGAATTGTGGCGAAACCATCAGCTGAGTTTGTTGCAGGAGTACTTGGGACTTGGTTTAGTGGTGGCGTGGCAGTTCCACTTGCACTCAGCTATCCAGAGGCTGAACTCTTATATGTCATGAATAATTCG GATATATCTGTGTTATTGAGCACGGAGGACCACAGTGAAACTATGAAAACTATAGCAGCAAAGAGTGACGCTAGATTTCATCTGATTCCCCCTGTTGTTAACTCAACTTCGGAAACTATTACTCACAATCAGTTTCAAGATGACAGCTTTGAAGGAGAAGATAAACTTCTAG ATGATCCAGCATTGATCGTGTACACTAGTGGTACAACTGGTAAACCAAAAGGAGTTGTCCATACCCACAAAAGCATCAACTCCCAG GTTATAATGCTAACTGAAGCTTGGGAGTACACATCTGCTGATCACTTTCTCCACTGCCTCCCACTACATCATGTTCATGGTCTTTTCAATGCTTTGTTTGCCCCTCTTTACGCCCGGTCTTCG GTTGAGTTTTTGCCCAAGTTTAGTGTTAGTGGAATCTGGCGCAGATGGCGTGAATCATATCCGTTGAATGATGAGAAAACCAACGACGCCATAACTGTATTCACTGGA GTTCCAACCATGTATACTCGGTTGATACAAGGTTATGAAGCAATGGATCAAGAAACGAGAGAGTCTAGCGCTTTTGCTGCGCAGAAGCTTCGCCTAATG ATGTCTGGCTCCTCTGCTCTTCCTAGGCCGGTCTTGCATCAGTGGGAAAGTATCACCGGTCATCGTCTTTTGGAACGATATGGCATGACTGAG TTTGTAATGGCAATATCAAACCCCTTACGTGGTGCACGGAAGGCAGGTACCGTCGGTAAACCACTTCCCGGTGTTGAG GCTAAGATTGAACAAGATGAAAACGATACGGATGGAGTGGGTGAGATCTGTATAAAGAGCCCATCTTTGTTCAAGGAGTACTGGAATCTTCCACAAGTTACTAAAGAATCATTCACGGAAGATGGATACTTCAAGACCGGGGATGCTGGTCGAGTTGATGAGGATGGACATTACGTGATTCTCGGAC GTACTAGCGCTGATATTATGAAGGTTGGAGGTTACAAGTTGTCTGCTTTAGAAATCGAATCAACCCTACTCGAG CACCCAACGGTTGCAGAGTGTTGCGTGTTGGGGTTGCCAGACAAAGACTATGGGGAAGCGGTTACAGCGATAATTGTAGCAGAGACTGGAGCAAAgaggaaaagagaagaagagtcaAAACCTGTGATGACCTTAGAAGAACTCTGCGGTTGGGCTAAAGACAAACTTGCTCCTTACAAG cTACCAACCCGTTTGCTGATATGGGAGAGCTTGCCTCGCAACGCCATGGGAAAG GTGAACAAAAAAGAGCTAAAGAAATCTCTGGATCATCAGGAGTAG